One stretch of Aquimarina sp. Aq107 DNA includes these proteins:
- the bshA gene encoding N-acetyl-alpha-D-glucosaminyl L-malate synthase BshA — MNIAIVCYPTFGGSGVVATELGIALAKLNHQVHFVTYKQPVRLGLLSPNIHFHEVTVPEYPLFHYQPYELALSSKLVNTVKKYDIELLHVHYAIPHAYAGYMAKQILAEEGIHIPMVTTLHGTDITLVGNHPFYKPAVTFSINNSDIVTSVSESLKDDTLRLFDIKKTIEVVPNFIEASVRKTDFTDCQRELMAKPEERIVTHISNFRPVKRIMDIVDIFYNIQKELPAKLLMVGDGPERKAAEKKCKELGIKDHVIFLGNSNEIDKILCFSDLFLLPSERESFGLAALEAMVNKVPVVSSNSGGIPEVNLDGVSGYLSNVGDVQEMSNNAIRILRDDKTLSKFKEGAFNQALKFDIANIVPLYIELYESALAAV, encoded by the coding sequence ATGAATATTGCTATTGTTTGTTATCCAACCTTTGGAGGTAGTGGGGTAGTGGCTACAGAATTAGGAATTGCTCTTGCTAAATTAAACCATCAGGTACATTTCGTAACGTATAAACAACCAGTAAGACTTGGGTTATTAAGTCCCAATATTCATTTCCATGAAGTTACTGTTCCAGAATATCCTTTATTTCATTATCAACCTTATGAATTAGCTTTATCTAGTAAGTTGGTAAATACGGTAAAGAAATATGATATAGAATTACTACATGTACATTATGCCATACCGCACGCATATGCGGGATATATGGCCAAACAAATATTAGCAGAAGAAGGAATACATATTCCAATGGTAACAACATTACATGGTACTGATATTACATTGGTAGGAAATCATCCTTTTTATAAACCGGCTGTTACCTTTAGTATTAATAATAGTGATATTGTTACTTCAGTTTCCGAAAGTTTAAAAGATGATACATTAAGATTATTTGATATAAAAAAAACTATTGAGGTAGTTCCTAATTTTATTGAAGCTAGTGTACGTAAAACTGATTTTACAGATTGTCAGAGAGAGTTGATGGCTAAACCAGAAGAGCGTATAGTTACTCATATTAGTAATTTTAGACCAGTAAAAAGAATTATGGATATTGTAGACATATTCTATAATATTCAAAAAGAACTTCCCGCTAAGTTATTAATGGTAGGTGATGGTCCTGAGCGAAAAGCGGCTGAAAAGAAATGTAAAGAATTAGGGATAAAGGATCATGTGATTTTCCTTGGTAATAGTAATGAAATTGATAAAATATTATGTTTCTCTGATTTGTTTTTACTTCCTTCCGAGAGAGAAAGTTTCGGTTTAGCGGCTTTAGAAGCTATGGTAAATAAAGTTCCCGTAGTATCAAGTAATTCAGGAGGTATTCCAGAGGTTAATTTAGATGGTGTTTCTGGATATTTAAGTAATGTAGGGGATGTTCAGGAAATGTCTAATAATGCAATTCGTATTTTAAGAGATGACAAAACATTAAGTAAGTTTAAGGAAGGAGCATTTAACCAAGCATTGAAATTTGATATTGCTAATATAGTTCCTTTGTATATAGAATTATATGAGAGCGCACTCGCCGCAGTTTAG